Within the Phaseolus vulgaris cultivar G19833 chromosome 9, P. vulgaris v2.0, whole genome shotgun sequence genome, the region CTATGAAAATGTTTGAAGTAAAGATGAAAATGGTATGGTAGGGTTTGATATTTGAGATAACTAAGGAACTAAAGTGTGGTTGTGATTTAGCTATACATATTCTAATTAAGAGACAGATAAAATATAGTGGGCCTTCTTCATCCTCTCTTTTATATATTCTTTCTTTACTCTTATTTCTATTTTCATCAATCAAATAATGAATCAAAATATCTCATTCTACATCTGTACTATAAGATTCCCCATTTTTTGCTTTTACTTCACTCTCATATTGTTTTATACTGCTAATTTTTACTATaatataaaactgttttatagaattattttcattttataacatGTCATTTAAGAGAGGTAATTCGTTTACTATATTATATTTACCTATACcatgaataatttttaaataatcacAAACTTTTTAATGACCCATTGATAAAAACATACTAATATTtcactaacaaaaaaaaaagctaaTTTTACGAGATTTGAAATTTACATTTTATGCTACAATTTTTCTTTTGTCGACTAaagattataataataacaaaatgatAGTATTTTTGGAGAAAAAACAAAGAAGTTTTACACTTCCATCAAATAAAGTAtccaattaattttgataattacttaaaactttaatggcatgaatatattatatttattttgcccTCTTCTACTTTATAGTGGTCAATTTAGAAGAGGAAACAAATGAATATTAGTTGCTTTCAAGAGAGGAAagattatttgtaaataatattctctgatttttttttccctTCCAATCATCACATTAGATACATTCCAATGCTATAAATATTAGTTCACATTGTTGTAGATAGCCATTGGAACAAGTGAAAATCCATatccttcttctttttttcttggtttgatttgattttgtgtTGAAAACTTTGATCGGTCTCAAGAAAAGGAGACATGGACAAGACTAAGTTGAGACAACAAGCACTCTTCCTACGAACTTCACTCTTtcaggaggtctttaactttccacttatttttcttttttatatttattattttgttgtgttaaatatgttttttctttcaCAAAACTATAATGTaaagtttgatttttatttatagtcCAAACTTTACACTTTCTAAATATtaagaaaactattaaaataaattatttatatgtatttttttaggaGACAAACGAATCATTATTAACTAGCATTACTTTTTAaatcactttttatttttatatttattttcttataacaCCTTTTATTGTTAGCTAAAAGTAATTAGAGattataaaatgaaatgaatttCTCACCTTAATAATTTTAGAGTATATTAACTAAGTTTtaaccaataataataataataataatgtgtttgaattttgttaaaaaattatgtctGACACTTTTTTATTGATTGGCAAAAACTAGAAAAAATtcgttttaatttttaaattattttttcaaaatgttgAATTTAATCAGAATCAATTAACTAATAATgcattttttacattattattggaACATAATTTCACATATATGATAAAACTAATGATTGGTTTTTAAGTAAGcctttaaaatcatatttaaaatgctcttctaattaaattattaatttattcagTTTTGTGTCCCTTAACAATTCAAATTgccttttaaataaaaaaacgtAAACATAGATTATACCTTTAGATTTTTCACCTGTAATTTAAATTCTCAGTGAACCGagtcaataaaaatataagctACCTAAATagtatagtatatatatatacattcataccataaagatttttttttataaattttattaaataaaaattactattGCAACAGACAATTTGAATACATTTtgtaaaaagaatataaaattaggttaactttaaaagttttttttagcaACTTTAAAAAGGTTCTTATAAAAAgactaaaagaaatatttaataatttacatataatataatgataTATAAATTGTGTTAACTATATTACACTAAGATTACTAATTAAGTACTGTTACAAAATACATATTACAAAATGGGTACGAAAAATGGACATGAAAAggattaaataaaacatatctGTTTATTCTTTTTATGTTCTTTAATTAGGTTTAACTTGAGTCTATCAGTTAAAATTTTCTCAgcacatgtttttttttctttcattaatTAATGTTGTTGCAGGGGTTCCTTGATGAACAATTCATTGAATTAGAAGATTTGCAAGACGATGTTAATCCCAATTTTGTTGAAGAAATTGTGACCCTTTTCTACAGTGACTCTGTAAGACTGATCTTCAACATAGAAAGAGGACTGTGAGTGGAAAATCACTCCAATTATTACAttacttttctcttctcttaGCTATGACTCATCTAGTGCATATACACAGGATGAGTAACCCTCCAAATTTCACCAAGCTAGATGATTACATGCATCAATTCAAGGGTAGTTGCTCAAGGTGAAGTTAATGCTTctcattattataatttaagaaCACAATTTCTGTTTTTCCTTAATTAATGCTGTTTTCTTatttaagatatatatatatatatatatatatatatatatatattagttttacTAAACTGCAATTAAGTGTGACATGCCTTTGAGTTTGGAGACTTTTTCTTAATTCATGGATTGGGACATCATTATTTCTCTCCTATGTTTTAAACTTGAAAAAAGAACCTTAAAGCTCTCAATTTATTGACAGCATTGGAGCAAAAAAGGTGAAGACTGAATGTAGCAGATTCAGTGAATACTGCGCAGCAGAAAACTTTGAGGGGTAACTCATTCAGCAATATTTTTACCTCCTTCATTCAGCTACTATTATCTGCGATGACTTTTcacaatattataatttttatacagctatataaaatattttaatacattgatctatttatttaattttgtaataaaaatgtTAACGTGCATGTAACCAAGAGATCAGTTTTAACCTCTGTTATGTTTTTGGATTTAACTGATTATTGCTACTGTTATGAATGATGAGAATACCCTTTTCAGATGCTTCAGGACTTTCCAACAGATCAATGCAGAGTATACGACTTTGAAGAAGAAGCTCCAGACTTACTTTCAGGTATCAATCACTTTTAGTGTCATTTTCTAGTGATgctatttcattttattacatacaaacacacacacacaatatatatatatatatatatatatatatatatatatatatatatatgcatgtagagccattaattattatttgttattcatctatttttactattaattatttaaccAATAATTATACTTCTTTCCATTATCTACAtactagtatttaattatttgacTTGTCTCTTTTATGTTATTATTCAGTTAATGAAGGAGAGCTGCTCAGACTAAACGATATTTGTATATAGCTCATATAGCTtcgtattatttatatttttcactttatttctttttcctAATGATCACATCATATTACTTAACTACTGTCTCTTTTATATTCTCCATTTAAGGTATTAAATAGGGTGTCTATACATCATTTTACAACTCAAACAAATAAGTGTAATATATGTGCAATTTATTTTGATGTCCAGTATCATTTCCCATAGAAATTCCAATGTAAGAGAGTTTACAATCCCTCGTGATTGTGGGTTAAGCTTTTATGTTTTTCTGTATTTTTATCAGTGTACATACTAATCTGTATGTATGGGTCAACTACTGGTACAATGGGCAAATTAATGTAATTCGGTTAGCCTATATTAGTGTTAGTTAAAATAATTGCATATATTCTTAGGCTTTGCTATTGTAACAGTGTGGTGATGGCCATATTCTCTTCGTTTATAGACATCTTTGTATTGTTGGCTTATC harbors:
- the LOC137822960 gene encoding histidine-containing phosphotransfer protein 4-like isoform X2, with the protein product MDKTKLRQQALFLRTSLFQEGFLDEQFIELEDLQDDVNPNFVEEIVTLFYSDSVRLIFNIERGLMSNPPNFTKLDDYMHQFKGSCSSIGAKKVKTECSRFSEYCAAENFEGCFRTFQQINAEYTTLKKKLQTYFQLMKESCSD
- the LOC137822960 gene encoding histidine-containing phosphotransfer protein 4-like isoform X1, with the protein product MDKTKLRQQALFLRTSLFQEGFLDEQFIELEDLQDDVNPNFVEEIVTLFYSDSVRLIFNIERGLMSNPPNFTKLDDYMHQFKGSCSSIGAKKVKTECSRFSEYCAAENFEGCFRTFQQINAEYTTLKKKLQTYFQVSITFSVIF